TAAGCCAGGTGCactggcttacacctataatcccaatattgtgggaagatcacttgaacctaggagttcaagaccagcctgggcaatgtggtgaggTCTCATCTGTACAGATAATTAAAAAACTGGTggggcatgttggtgcacacctgtggtcccagctacttgggtttTTGAGGTgagggaatcacttgagcccaggtggttgagactgcagtgagctgtggccacgccaccacacttcagcctgggtgacagaaggaaactccatctcaaaaaaaaaaaaaaaaaaatttaaaacttggtattaggtgggcatggtggcacacatctgtagtcccagctacttgggaggctgaggtgagagtatcgcctgagcccaggaggtcaaggttgttGTGAGCcttgattatgccactgcactccagcctggatgacagagtaagaccttgtctcaaaaataaaaacaaaaaaaccctggcAGTAGTACTTTTGGATTTTTTAAGGTTGTAGTGGAAAATACGTTATTGATAGCAATCTTTCAAATTCCTTTGGATTAACAGATTGGCAGTTTTGTTCATTTGTGCTCTTAAAGCCTAAAATCGTAGTATTTTCaactaataaaaaacaaaatttagtgctcctattttaacaaaatgtaaatttgcaatttttattttttaggaaattaatGCAATATTTAGCTTTGTTTCTTGGCTACTAATTTGAATATAACAAAAGTAATTTCCATCAGACATTCTTAAGTCCATATGGAACTCTGCCACTTTGCAAGTACAAGATTAGTTACTTAATATTTTGTGGATAACTTGTAGGGGGCAAAAAGGTGGGATAAGAGGATGAGGAGAGGTAGGAGGCATCTTGTTCCAGAGTAATCAACATAGTTTCTGATACTTTTTGTTAGGTTTCTGAGGAGCTTTAGGTGATTAGATTTCTTACCTAGCTCAATTTGAGCACAAAGTGATTggagttattttaaattaagttccTTTTTAGCACCAAAATAGGCTGTTTCCTTATAGCAAATGGGAGTGTCAGATTagttaacattttattctttcttccctaAGTTGTAGGAGCAGCTTTTAGGAGCATGTAATGAAATGATCTTGTAGTTTTAGGTGTCTTTAGGCTGTTGGTTTGATTGTGGGAAGGTTATGTAGTAGGAAGAGAACTGGAGATTTTATATAGGTAGTTAGGTAAGAAGAAGGTAATAAGGAAGATACTGGTTTAAGGTTATGTTCCTGCTTCTTACTGAGAGGTAGTTCTGTAGTCTTTATTTTATTGGTCAGTGGTTGGGAAGGCAGTTGATGCAGAAAGAATAATGACCTATTGGTAAGGGACTTCTCTCATATCTGATCCATAAAGTTTCCTCATATCCATTTTggtgaaaacaaaaactaaatagcCAAacgtgtttaaaaaaaaatgttttagggccctgtgtggtggctcatgcttgttcccagcactctgggattccaaggtgggtggatcacttgagcccaggagttccaacaCTAgtggggcaacatggtgaaaccctctctctctgaaaaatacaaaaattagctggacgtgggggcatgcgcctgtagtcccagcacttgggaggctgaggtgggaggatcacctgaacccgggaggtcaaggctgcagtgagctgtgattgtgctgctgtgctccagcttgggtgacagagaccttgtcaatcaatcagtcaatcaatagTGTGTTTTAATAGTTTGGTATGGTGATGATTTGCTTGCAGTCAGATTTCTAAATGACTTTACTGTCCACTGCTGGAAATCACTGGGAATGAGTATAAACGTGTCAAATGCAGCCCtgtgtttaaaaaatagtaataaaatttaaacttctgAAAATAAGCTGCATACAAGTTTATTTTGCTGCATTATGAATATGTTCTCCAGTGAACAAAAATCAACTTGTTTTGACAGATGGCGTAGTGAGAAAATGACTGGATTGACCATAGTCTGTTTGAGTCAGTAATGTTGGTAAATATCTTTGTGAAATAGAAATGAACTAAAGAACTTGAACTAGTTTGTAGAAGATAATGGTAGGCCTAAGATTTATTCCAGGCCTTTaaatttaggtttttgttttgttttaaatagctgtgatctgggaaatgcaaatcaaaagcacaatatGATACCGCCttactcctgtaagaatggccataataaaaaaaaaaaaaaatagatgttggcagggatgccatgaaaagggaacacttttacactgctggtgggaatgtaaactagtacaaccactgtagaaaacagcgtggagattccttaaagaactaaaagtagaactatcatttgatccagcaatcccactactgggtatctacccagagaaaaagaagtcattaaaaaaataaataaacccaaacaaataaataaataaatagctatgATCAGATAAAATGAAAGGTTTAACTTACACTTGAAAAAACAAGGGCATTTAGCTTAGGCTTGGAATTTCCTTTTCCCAGACAGAGATTTTAAGAGTTAATCTACTTTTGCTAGGTGAAGAGGGTTTTGGAACATTTCATGGTAAGAGGATATCCCCAAATAAGGCCTGTCAATCCTTTGAATGCTCTTGCAAACCAGACACACATTGGAATAGACTAATGGGGTTTTTAGCTGTATCAGTTTGAGGGTCAAATGTTTCTAAAtgattaatgattttttaaaaatagacactaCTTATATGAGTAAGTGAAGCATGTTTTATGTTGTTTCTTAACTAGGTGCATTTTAGGGAGTATTAGAGGAAGTAAGCTCTTGACTAAGGTACTGGTTTTATTGCTATTTACAGTTAAACTCTAGTGCCATTTATAATAACACTGACAGTCTAATTACGGGTCGTAGTTGTCAACTCAAACATGTACTGTTATGGCTAATGGGCTACATGAAGTGTTCTAGTGGTGCCAATAATGAATGCAGAATCAATTTAATGCtctgtcacttttttctttttccccctctaGTATCTTAAAGTGTCCTTATGCAATCTCATTAGAATAgccttatgttttaaaaaaaattcctaactGTTTTTGCATTTCTGTCCTTGAAGCTTagatgggaggagggaaggcTTATAAAATGTCAGCCCCCAGACCCCCTCCTCCACTCCCCTTTTGTGTTGGTTTCTTAGGACCTCTTGCTAAGTAGTGAGGAAGATAAACCCCTGCCTGTACTGTAAATGCTCGTGGGATTAGTCTTAATTGAAAGATAGCCCCCAAATAGGTgaatacagaaagagaaagggatACTTGACAAAATGGTCTCCATTTGCCCAGGACCCTGTCATGCAGCACTGTCCTTGTTCAATGGGGACATATATAATTGCTGCTTGCCTTTTAATAAGCACAAAGATGGTAGTATGTTTCTGTTATGATTTACTAACTATTGGAGATTTCTTATCAGATAACCTTTCTCTAAAGATGTCATAACTTAGTTATCTTCAATTATAATCTTCAGTTATCTGTAGAGATCAATGAAACACCAGTTGATATGCTTTGCCAGAGTGGTCTTTTAAATCATGTTGACAAATGTgctgtgtcctctcttactttgTCTTGTCTTTAATTACAGTTTTGTCTATTATGTCTAATTACTATATTCAGATATCATATTTGGGAGAACACTAGCTCTTATGACTCTGATAGAGATTTCTGTAAGTTTTTGTAAATTTAGATGTGTGTGACACTGCATTGAGAAGGCTAATTTATTTGGCAAACTTTAATTTTAATCCTGGATCATTTTGCAGCAATGATCAGAATTGTGTTAACAATAGGTATATATAGTGCGGTTAGTTCAGTTAGGCCTGCCGTGTGTACTCTGCATAGCTATTTTATATTAGAATGTTAATCTTGGAGAAGATACCAAATTAATGTAAAAAGTGATTTCTTTTCAGGATTGGCCATTTGATGATGGAGCTCCACCCCCTAATCAGATAGTAGATGATTGGTTAAACCTGTTAAAAACCAAATTTCGTGAAGAGCCAGGTTGCTGTGTTGCAGTGCATTGTGTTGCGGGATTGGGAAGGTAAACTCTTACCCTTATTACCCTTTTTGTCTGAATTCATTACCATGCCTAAGTTAGTTGAAAGTTTCACTTTGGTAGGTATTTGCATATATTATACGAAGTAACATTAAATTacctgaaaggaaaggaaatgagaagaaaaactaGTGTAATGATTTCTCAGAATAGGCTGTTCGTTTCATCTGGTTGTCTGATTCTGATGCCAGCCTGGATTTAGtgggtgttttatttttctccctattTCAAGTAATCAAAAGTTCAGgtcactggccgggcgcggtggctcacgcctgtaatcccagcactttgggaggccgaggcgggcggatcacaaggtcaggagatcgagaccacggtgaaaccccgtctctactaaaaatacaaaaaattagccgggcgcagtggcgggcgcctgtagtcccagctactcaggaggctgaggcaggagaatggcgtaaacccaggaggcggagcttgcagtgagccgagatcgcgccactacactccagcctgggcgacagagcgagactccgtctcaaaaaaaaaaaaaaaagttcaggtcACTGAAATAggcaacaaaattaaaataattttagagtttGATGAATCTATACATGGGTAATTTTGTACTGAGATGAATGGGAAGTTAATAGGTAGAGAACAGATATCTGAACTCTTGAAAGGAGATGTATGGGCAAGAATTGACTTTGATCTTAAAACCTTTTCCCCTGAGCATTGCTTGGAATGGTGTTGCAATGCTGTCATCAACGGCAGATTAAATGCCAATTTAGGATGCACACTTTGACTCAGAACATTAGTGTAGGCTGCCATTGCCTCAAGGTGGTGGTGACTCAGGCTGTTAGTTCTGCTCTGCCCTTTTGtttgctattttccttttttgtagtgTGGTACTGTTCGTTCATAAGGTTAGAAGTTTTAGTCCTTATACTGACCATTGAAGATAATGTTGTAACTTGACTTGACAGTTTTATAACTAGTAGCTATCCTAGTTTTAGGTATTCCAAAATTGGTGCACTGTATTGGGCTTTATAAAAACATCATTtcctttgttaaaattttttaaaaagatagaactTTTCCTAGTCATCAATTCTTGGGCATTTTCCTAGCTCATCAAAAGGATTTACTTGAAAAAGTCTAGCACCTTTTTAGCATTTGATaaggaaatattaaaatcaaTTGGTAATGAAAATTCTGACACACTGGAGATACGTAATATGTTTGGCCATTTATTTTACTGTGATAATGGCTAAAGACCAATGAAGGATTTTTGATAATATCTAGTGATGAGAAAATTTGATACATAATGTGATGTTTTAAAGAGTGAAGATCTCTTAAGGTTTAGAATTTTGTGCTTTACTAAAAGTAGATaatcaggctgggcactgtggttcacacctgtaatcccagcactttgggaggtggaggcaggcagattgcttgagcctaggagttcaagagcagactgggtaacatggagaaaccccatctctactaactactaaaaatacaaaaattagctgggcatggtggcgggcacctatagtcccagctacttgagggactgaggccagaggatccaCCTGAgtcttgggaggtcgaggttgcagtgagccatgattgtgccactgcattctggcctgggtgatagagcgagaccctgtccgtctgtcccccccccaccaccaccaaaaaaaaaaaatcatagaatttATGATGATGagatatatttactatattaggCAGATACCAGCTACTTTAGTATACAGGAAAAAGAAAGCTCATGTATTGCATTGGTAATATGCAGTTACAGGTTTTTTAAAATCCTTCATTCCAAGACTTACAAATACTTACATATGGGTTTCTTTCTGCAGGGCACCTGTGCTGGTTGCACTTGCTTTGATTGAATGTGGAATGAAGTACGAAGATGCGGTTCAGTTTATAAGACAGTGAGTATGAAGTTTTGTGTTCAGAAACACAGAAAGCAAGATCATGCATGAGGAAGGAATTATGGAAGCGATATTCATTTATAGTATGGGATAATTTGCTTTTTTTGGCTTAAAGTATTATTTGAAGAAGTAAAAAATTTAGAGCAGGTGATAGAGACTCAGTACAGCTGGTTTCcagatttaaaaagttttctaattTGGACATTATAGACTGTGTCCAGTATATTGTTTGAGTATCTAGGAATCTCGAAAATGCCCCTTTTAATATATTCCAAATACCTTCCAAATACAATTCTCTATTAGGAGGAGGCAAGAAGAACGTGTAGAGGAACAGTTAATCACCTgggactcttttttgtttttgagatggagtctcgctctgttgctcaggctggagtgccgtggctcgatctcggctcactgtagcctctgcctcctgggttcaagcgattctcctgcctcagcctcccaggtagctgggactacaggtgcgcaccaccatgcccagctaatttttatatttttagtagagacgggggtttcaccatgttggccaggatggtctcaatctcctgacttcatgatctgcccacctcggcctcccaaagtgctgggattataggcatgagccatcacgcctggcctcatCTGGGACTCTTAAGTGATCTATTCAGGGACAAAATCAGGATGCAGGATCTTGACATTGATCTGAAATAACGAGTCATGCTATTTTGTTATGCAGAATTCTTTGACAATTTTTGTCTTGCCTTTTCCCTTTCGacccttcctttaaaaaaagaaaacgaaagaaAAGACTATTTGCGACAGAGCATGAAATATATGGTAGCGGCTAGGAAGGTAACATATTTCAAGGAATGCTATCTGTGTATGTCTTgaacctgtttcttcatctgaatattattttttagcATCCTAAATTAAAAACTTGCTACCAACTCTAATCTGAAGAATACATCAATCTAATTGGAAGAATGTAGTCAGATGTTGCTGGATAAACTATTCTGATCTTTATTAAATGGTTAATAGACTATAATGATAGTCAGCAAGAAAAATTCTTCTATTCCTTCTAGGAGGACTTAGAAAGTTCACGTTGCAACTTATCTCTTTAAGAAGTGTTGTAGTATGGGAAGTACGCTGGTTTTCAGCTGTGTGGAATTAGAAAGGCCTTCGGATGTAAATAATGCATTTCAGTGAATCAGACAGCCTTTTTTTACATGATAAAGTTTGCCATTCTtgtattttcagaaaaagaagGGGAGCGTTCAATTCCAAACAGCTGCTTTACTTGGAGAAATACCGACCTAAGATGCGATTACGCTTCAGAGATACCAATGGGCATTGCTGTGTTCAGTAGAAAGACATGTAAACGAAGGCTTACTTGATTGTGGCATTTAGAGGGAACTCTTGGTACCTGGAAATGTGAATCTGGAATCTTACCTGTGTCATCAAAGTAGTGATGGATTCAGTACTCCTCAACCACTCTCCTAATGATtggaacaaaagcaaacaaaaaagaaatctctctataaaatgaataaaatgtttaagaaaagagaaagagaaaaggaattaaTTCAGTGAAGGATGATTTTGCTCCTAGTTTTGGAGTTTGAATTTCTGCCAGGATTGAATTATTTTGAAGTCTCctgtctttttaaactttttcaaaatAGGTCTCTAAGGAAAACCAGCAGAACATTAGCCTGTGCAGAACCATCTTTTTGGGGAGCACACTCTTCCATTATGCTTGGCACTAGATCTCCCTGTGgtgggatttttttccctttttttgtgggggaggggtggtggtatatttttcccctcttttttcctttctctcctacACCTCCCTTTTCCCCCTGATCCAAGTTGTAGATGGAATAGAAGCCCTTGTTGCTGTAGATGTGCGTGCAGTCTGGCAGCCTTAAGCCCACCTGGGCACttttagataaaaaaaaaaaaaacaccaaaaaaaaaaaaaaaacagtgacacatatatatattatatgatccAGGTGGTTTTTAGTCTTTACTGATGAAAGGGTGTTcatgttagtttcttttcctcaaaACCCTATCTAATACTAGGCAAAGTAGCCAAgagccttttgttttgtttttattttgataaattagTGGGGAAATTAAGTCGGCATTTTAAGAGGAGTCTCTTCTCAACTTAGCTGAGTCAAATTCTTCTCTTCCCTAACCAGTGAAACTAAGTGGATATCCCAGAAACTTGTCTTCTAAAAGGGAGGACTCCAGGCCATCAATAAAGATGTCCAGGGAGTGAGCGTACTTTCTACACCCTGTAGAATTGTGGGCTGTAGCGTTactctgattttctgtctagtatCAGAGAATGCTGGtagcttaaaatttttattttaggactTGTACTCTGAATTTTCAGGAACCATCAAAGGAGTAGCAGCAAATTCACATATTTTCGACTTGAGAAATGCTTGTGGTGTGTGTTTTCCAAACTGCCCCCTATGTGTAAAGTTCAGTTTAACCACTGATTGCCTTGTTATTACTAGGTtcttttgagattaaaaaaaaaaaaaaaaaaaaaaatccctggttTAAAACCAACAATGATGCCTAGTGAGCATGTGTCCACAGGCCATAACAGGGTAGAAGAGAGACATCGCACAACCCAATGAGTAGCGAAGGGACTGTGTTGCTTGTGAAGCGGTGTAGTACCATTTTTGCAGATTGTTTGCTGGGTTTAGCGTACTGATCTAGAAAAGCTGTTTTTCTGCTCCTTTGTGGAAGGCAGTTACGATCAGGCTGCATGGACAAAGCAGGTAGAGGGGCACCATCAGGGGCTCTTGCACTATTTTCTCCTCTAAATATTACATACTCAGTAGTGCCCTGCTTCTAAGGCTCTGAATACAGGCTTAAAGTCATCTTGTCCTGCTGGAATTTGCTGTGCAGAGCCATAAGCCTCCCATTTTGTTAGTGTCAGCTAGGCCAGTAGGAACAGACCGGGACCTTGTCTCACACTGATGATACCTCAAATGTTGGCCGGCTATGTGAACTGCCTATTTCCTATTGCTGGAGTTTTGATTTTTAACTAAATGCAAATCTGTAGATTCTCTCCTCTCCCatcccagaaaacaaaacaaaataatgcttTTTGAAATTGTTTATAGGACTTTAAAACATAATAGTATATCCAAAATTCTTTATTTCAGAACACAACAATAGATTCCATTAATATAGACTCAAGATCAAAACAGCATACCTGCTAAGATAGATGGTGTTGACTCCACTGGGTTTTGATCAATACAATAACAAACCTTTTCCCTTTGACACACTCTGAATTTTGTTGTTTGCGGGgagggcgtgtgtgtgtgtgtgtgtgtgtgtgtgtgcgcgtgcgtgcgcGTGCAGTGTCCATCAGTATCAGTGCCTGCCTGAGTTAGGAAAATTACATTCCTGGTTCTGTATTGAGGAGAAGGATGTATAAAGCAACATGAAACATTAGCcctcattttgttttaaagactaATGTTAATTGTTCttaaaactggattttttttttcattaaaattaaagcaatttttttcttttggatttaatGAAGTATTGCTAGCTGAAGCCAGTTTGACATAGAGATGTCAGATTGATTTGAAAGGTGTGCAGCCTGATTTAAAACCAAACCCTGAACCCTTTTAAAGAACAATAAAACGTATTTTACACGCTCTTTGTGCATTTTTTCCCTCCATCCTCATGAGTTTATGTCTGTGCTTATAAAGCAgagtttaggctgggcgcagtggctcatgcctataatcccagtacttggggaggccaa
This DNA window, taken from Macaca mulatta isolate MMU2019108-1 chromosome 1, T2T-MMU8v2.0, whole genome shotgun sequence, encodes the following:
- the PTP4A2 gene encoding protein tyrosine phosphatase type IVA 2, translating into MNRPAPVEISYENMRFLITHNPTNATLNKFTEDWPFDDGAPPPNQIVDDWLNLLKTKFREEPGCCVAVHCVAGLGRAPVLVALALIECGMKYEDAVQFIRQKRRGAFNSKQLLYLEKYRPKMRLRFRDTNGHCCVQ
- the PTP4A2 gene encoding protein tyrosine phosphatase type IVA 2 isoform X1 codes for the protein MNRPAPVEISYENMRFLITHNPTNATLNKFTEELKKYGVTTLVRVCDATYDKAPVEKEGIHVLDWPFDDGAPPPNQIVDDWLNLLKTKFREEPGCCVAVHCVAGLGRAPVLVALALIECGMKYEDAVQFIRQKRRGAFNSKQLLYLEKYRPKMRLRFRDTNGHCCVQ